In one Streptomyces venezuelae genomic region, the following are encoded:
- a CDS encoding PhoH family protein translates to MVNSTKRRMPDRRTYVLDTSVLLADPNALTRFDEHEVVLPIVVVTELEAKRHHPELGYFARQALRLLDDFRIRHGRLDAPIPIGDLGGSLRVELNHSDPGVLPAGYRLGDNDSRILAVARNLQAEGYDVTVVSKDLPLRIKASSVGLLAEEYRAELAITDSGWTGMSELTLSAEQVDLLFEEDTLYVPEASELPVHTGLTIQSERGKALGRVTAEGNVRLVRGDREAFGLKGRSAEQRVALDLLLDPDVGIVSMGGRAGTGKSALALCAGLEAVLERRQHQKVMVFRPLYAVGGQELGYLPGTEAEKMGPWAQAVFDTLGSVAGKEVIEEVTARGMLEVLPLTHIRGRSLHDAFVIVDEAQSLERNVLLTVLSRIGANSRVVLTHDVAQRDNLRVGRYDGVVAVVEKLKGHPLFAHVTLTRSERSQIAALVTEMLEDGHI, encoded by the coding sequence GTGGTGAACAGCACAAAGCGCCGCATGCCCGACAGGCGCACCTACGTTCTCGACACCAGCGTCCTGCTGGCCGACCCGAATGCCCTGACCCGCTTCGACGAGCACGAAGTCGTGCTGCCGATCGTCGTGGTGACGGAGCTGGAGGCCAAGCGGCACCATCCGGAGCTCGGATACTTCGCCCGGCAGGCGCTGCGTCTGCTGGACGACTTCCGCATCCGGCACGGCCGCCTGGACGCCCCGATCCCCATCGGGGACCTGGGCGGCTCGCTGCGCGTCGAGCTCAACCACTCCGATCCCGGCGTGCTCCCGGCCGGCTACCGGTTGGGGGACAACGACTCACGGATTCTCGCCGTAGCACGCAATCTCCAGGCGGAGGGGTACGACGTCACGGTCGTCTCCAAGGACCTGCCGCTCAGAATCAAGGCGTCGTCGGTGGGCCTCCTCGCCGAGGAGTACCGCGCCGAGCTCGCCATCACGGACTCCGGCTGGACCGGTATGTCCGAACTGACGCTCTCGGCGGAGCAGGTGGACCTCCTCTTCGAGGAGGACACCCTTTACGTCCCCGAGGCGTCGGAGTTGCCCGTGCACACGGGCCTCACCATCCAGTCGGAGCGGGGCAAGGCCCTGGGCCGGGTCACGGCGGAGGGCAACGTCCGGCTCGTGCGCGGCGACCGGGAGGCTTTCGGGCTGAAGGGGAGGAGCGCGGAGCAGCGTGTCGCGCTCGATCTGCTTCTCGACCCGGACGTCGGCATCGTGTCGATGGGCGGCCGCGCGGGCACCGGCAAGTCGGCGCTCGCGCTCTGCGCGGGCCTGGAAGCCGTTCTGGAGCGCAGGCAGCACCAGAAGGTGATGGTCTTCCGGCCGCTGTACGCGGTGGGCGGGCAGGAGCTCGGCTATCTGCCCGGCACCGAGGCCGAGAAGATGGGGCCCTGGGCGCAGGCGGTCTTCGACACGTTGGGCTCGGTGGCGGGCAAGGAGGTCATCGAGGAGGTCACCGCGCGCGGGATGCTGGAGGTGCTGCCGCTCACTCACATCCGCGGACGCTCGCTGCACGACGCGTTCGTGATCGTGGACGAGGCGCAATCCCTGGAACGGAACGTCCTGTTGACCGTTCTGTCCCGAATCGGGGCGAACTCCCGTGTCGTACTGACCCATGACGTGGCGCAGCGCGACAACCTCCGCGTGGGGCGGTACGACGGCGTGGTCGCCGTCGTGGAGAAGCTGAAGGGGCATCCGCTCTTCGCCCACGTCACGCTCACGCGCTCGGAGCGTTCGCAGATCGCGGCCCTGGTGACCGAAATGCTGGAGGACGGTCACATCTGA
- a CDS encoding type II secretion system F family protein — translation MNDPALLALGATLLTGTLAVAGVHTYASGRAQRQALVDRLALGPGTGDGGPPGRTRRFAAVDRRLRRTRLGRAIHLRLSSTGLDLTAGEFFTYVVAVVAALWLIAAATLAPFFGPIAGVVAIWGAVAFLNWQRQKRIEAFINQLPDVARILANATAAGLALRTSLAMAAEELEAPAGEELSHVADQLTLGRSIDDTLGELAERLPSRELIVLVTTLVLSNKAGGTVVNSLRNLTQTLEDRKETRREVRTMLSEVNATAFTVPLLGLGSLLLINSSNEGALKRVTGSPLGQTLILISLGLYGVGFFVIRRLGKIEV, via the coding sequence ATGAACGACCCCGCACTCCTCGCCCTGGGCGCCACCCTCCTGACGGGCACGCTCGCGGTCGCCGGCGTCCACACGTACGCGTCGGGCCGCGCCCAGCGCCAGGCCCTGGTGGACCGCCTCGCCCTCGGTCCCGGCACGGGTGACGGCGGCCCGCCGGGCCGCACCCGCCGCTTCGCCGCCGTCGACCGCCGCCTGCGCCGCACCCGCCTGGGCCGCGCGATCCATCTGCGCCTGTCCTCGACGGGCCTGGACCTGACAGCGGGCGAATTCTTCACCTACGTCGTCGCGGTCGTAGCCGCCCTCTGGCTGATCGCGGCCGCGACGCTGGCGCCGTTCTTCGGCCCGATCGCGGGCGTCGTCGCGATATGGGGAGCGGTCGCGTTCCTCAACTGGCAACGACAGAAACGCATCGAGGCGTTCATCAACCAACTCCCGGACGTGGCCCGCATCCTGGCGAACGCGACGGCCGCGGGCTTGGCGCTGCGCACGTCACTGGCGATGGCGGCGGAGGAACTGGAAGCCCCCGCGGGCGAGGAACTCTCCCACGTGGCGGACCAGCTCACGTTGGGCCGCTCCATCGACGACACGCTCGGCGAACTCGCCGAACGCCTCCCGTCCCGCGAACTGATAGTCCTCGTCACGACGCTCGTCCTCTCCAACAAGGCGGGCGGCACGGTCGTCAACTCCCTGCGCAACCTCACGCAGACCCTGGAGGACCGCAAGGAGACACGGCGCGAGGTCCGCACGATGCTCTCCGAGGTCAACGCGACCGCCTTCACCGTCCCGCTCCTGGGCCTCGGCTCCCTCCTCCTCATCAACTCGTCGAACGAGGGCGCGCTGAAGCGCGTGACGGGTTCACCGCTGGGCCAGACGCTGATCCTGATCTCGCTGGGCCTCTACGGCGTCGGCTTCTTCGTGATCCGCCGCCTGGGCAAGATCGAGGTCTAG
- a CDS encoding class I SAM-dependent methyltransferase: MNSNPAGHDGQDGHDGQDGRDSSPRTHDSSPRTFDALVAEAVAAPTEGWDFSWFEGRATEARPSWRYAEAMAGRLARASASLDIQTGGGEVLASAATLPPLAVATEGWPANVAKATALLHPRGVVVVASQEDAPLPFADGAFDLVTSRHPVKAHFAEIARVLRPGGAYFAQHVGPASVFEAVEYFLGPQPEEVRNARHPDQERAEAEAAGLDVVDLRAERLRMEFRDVGAVVHFLRKVVWMVPGFTVEAYRPRLRELHDRIQAEGPFVAHSTRHLFDLRKPMAV, from the coding sequence ATGAACAGCAATCCCGCAGGCCACGACGGCCAGGACGGCCACGACGGCCAGGACGGCCGGGACTCGTCCCCTCGCACCCACGACTCGTCCCCCCGCACCTTCGACGCCCTCGTGGCCGAAGCCGTGGCCGCGCCGACCGAGGGGTGGGACTTTTCGTGGTTCGAGGGGCGGGCCACCGAGGCGCGGCCCTCGTGGCGGTACGCGGAGGCGATGGCCGGGCGGCTCGCCCGCGCCTCCGCGAGCCTCGACATCCAGACCGGCGGCGGCGAAGTGCTGGCCTCGGCCGCCACGCTGCCGCCGCTCGCCGTCGCCACGGAGGGCTGGCCCGCGAACGTCGCGAAGGCCACCGCCCTGCTGCACCCGCGCGGCGTCGTGGTCGTCGCGTCGCAGGAGGACGCGCCGCTGCCGTTCGCCGACGGCGCGTTCGACCTCGTCACCAGCCGCCACCCGGTCAAGGCCCACTTCGCCGAGATCGCCCGCGTGCTGCGCCCCGGCGGTGCGTACTTCGCGCAGCACGTCGGACCCGCCAGCGTCTTCGAGGCCGTCGAGTACTTCCTCGGCCCGCAGCCGGAGGAGGTCAGGAACGCCCGCCACCCGGACCAGGAGCGTGCCGAGGCGGAAGCCGCGGGGCTCGACGTCGTGGACCTGCGGGCGGAACGGCTGCGCATGGAGTTCCGAGACGTCGGCGCGGTCGTCCACTTCCTGCGCAAGGTGGTGTGGATGGTCCCGGGCTTCACCGTGGAGGCGTACCGTCCGCGGCTGCGGGAGCTCCACGACCGCATTCAGGCGGAGGGCCCCTTCGTGGCCCACAGCACGCGCCACCTCTTCGACCTCCGCAAGCCCATGGCCGTTTGA
- a CDS encoding alkyl hydroperoxide reductase encodes MALDELKSAVPDYAKDLKLNLGSVIGNSDLPKQQLWGTVLACAIASRSPKVLRELEPEAKANLSPEAYTAAKSAAAVMAMNNVFYRTRHLLSDPEYGTMRAGLRMNVIGNPGVEKVDFELWSLAVSAINGCGQCLDSHEQVLRKAGVDRETIQEAFKVAAVIQAVGVTLDSEDVLA; translated from the coding sequence ATGGCACTCGACGAACTGAAGTCCGCCGTACCGGACTACGCCAAGGACCTGAAGCTGAACCTCGGCTCGGTCATCGGCAACTCGGACCTGCCCAAGCAGCAGCTGTGGGGCACCGTGCTGGCCTGCGCCATCGCGTCCCGCTCCCCGAAGGTGCTGCGCGAGCTGGAGCCCGAGGCGAAGGCGAACCTCTCCCCCGAGGCGTACACGGCCGCCAAGTCGGCCGCCGCCGTCATGGCGATGAACAACGTCTTCTACCGCACGCGTCACCTGCTCTCCGACCCGGAGTACGGGACGATGCGCGCCGGTCTGCGGATGAACGTCATCGGCAACCCGGGAGTCGAGAAGGTCGACTTCGAGCTGTGGTCCCTCGCGGTCTCCGCGATCAACGGCTGTGGCCAGTGCCTGGACTCGCACGAGCAGGTCCTGCGCAAGGCCGGCGTGGACCGCGAGACGATCCAGGAGGCCTTCAAGGTCGCCGCGGTCATCCAGGCGGTCGGCGTCACGCTGGACTCCGAGGACGTCCTCGCGTAA
- the mgrA gene encoding L-glyceraldehyde 3-phosphate reductase — protein sequence MNDTSMYRAAQDRYDSMEYRRTGRSGLKLPAVSLGLWHNFGDDKALDTQRAILRRAFDLGVTHFDLANNYGPPPGSAELNFGKLFAQDFAAHRDELVISTKAGYLMHPGPYGEWGSRKYLLSSLDASLDRMGLDYVDIFYSHRFDPDTPLEETMGALASAVQQGKALYVGVSSYNSEQTAEAARLLREMGVPALIHQPSYSMINRWTEDDGLLDTLEAAGMGCISFVPLAQGLLTNKYLKGIPEGSRATQGKSLDPNLLSDEVVRRLNGLNDIAAARGQSLAQLALNWVLRDERMTSALIGASSVKQLEENVAALAGPKLTDEELTAIDTFAVSTPGTNIWAGRG from the coding sequence ATGAACGACACGTCTATGTATCGCGCGGCACAGGACCGGTACGACTCGATGGAGTACCGCCGTACGGGCCGCAGCGGTCTGAAGCTGCCCGCCGTCTCGCTCGGTCTCTGGCACAACTTCGGCGACGACAAGGCCCTCGACACGCAGCGCGCGATCCTGCGCCGCGCCTTCGACCTGGGCGTCACCCACTTCGACCTGGCGAACAACTACGGCCCCCCGCCCGGCTCGGCGGAGCTCAACTTCGGCAAGCTCTTCGCACAGGACTTCGCCGCCCACCGCGACGAGCTGGTCATCTCGACCAAGGCGGGCTACCTGATGCACCCCGGCCCGTACGGCGAGTGGGGCAGCCGCAAGTACCTGCTGTCGTCGCTGGACGCTTCACTCGACCGGATGGGTCTCGACTACGTAGACATCTTCTACTCCCACCGCTTCGACCCGGACACCCCGCTCGAGGAGACGATGGGCGCCCTCGCCTCCGCCGTCCAGCAGGGCAAGGCGCTCTACGTCGGCGTGTCGTCGTACAACAGCGAGCAGACCGCGGAAGCGGCGCGGCTGCTGCGGGAGATGGGCGTGCCGGCGCTCATCCACCAGCCGTCGTACTCGATGATCAACCGCTGGACCGAGGACGACGGGCTGCTCGACACGCTGGAGGCGGCCGGCATGGGCTGCATCTCCTTCGTGCCGCTCGCGCAGGGCCTGCTCACGAACAAGTACCTGAAGGGCATTCCGGAGGGCTCGCGCGCGACGCAGGGCAAGTCCCTGGACCCGAACCTCCTGAGCGACGAGGTCGTACGGCGTCTCAACGGCCTGAACGACATCGCGGCGGCCCGCGGCCAGTCCCTGGCCCAGCTCGCCCTCAACTGGGTGCTCCGCGACGAGCGGATGACGTCGGCGCTGATCGGCGCGTCCAGCGTCAAGCAGTTGGAGGAGAACGTGGCGGCGCTCGCGGGTCCGAAGCTGACGGACGAGGAGCTGACGGCGATCGACACGTTCGCGGTGTCGACGCCGGGCACGAACATCTGGGCCGGACGGGGCTGA
- a CDS encoding transglycosylase SLT domain-containing protein — protein sequence MLEGNRVSRISVRGFAVASATAVTTVGAVVGVASGDTQPSNTNDIEAAASDATLLADIPAGQQAQVQTASLTQQADAQAMAADTAAKKTAAEEARKQAAASAIEKQKAAEKEEAAKKAALKKEREEKAETKASRSSARDASSFEPQSSYTVSQVQAMARQMVPGDQFQCFSNIVNHESTWNYKATNASSGAYGLVQALPGSKMASAGADWQTNPATQIKWGLNYMNDRYGSPCGAWSFWQANNWY from the coding sequence ATGCTGGAAGGAAACCGTGTGAGCCGGATTTCGGTCCGGGGATTCGCCGTGGCTTCTGCCACCGCGGTCACCACCGTCGGCGCTGTCGTGGGTGTCGCCTCGGGCGACACCCAGCCCTCGAACACGAACGACATCGAGGCAGCGGCAAGCGACGCGACGCTCCTCGCAGACATACCCGCGGGTCAGCAGGCCCAGGTCCAGACCGCGTCCCTGACGCAGCAGGCCGACGCGCAGGCCATGGCCGCCGACACCGCAGCGAAGAAGACCGCAGCTGAGGAGGCCCGCAAGCAGGCCGCCGCATCGGCGATCGAGAAGCAGAAGGCCGCGGAGAAGGAAGAGGCGGCCAAGAAGGCCGCGCTCAAGAAGGAGCGTGAGGAGAAGGCCGAGACCAAGGCCAGCCGCTCCTCCGCCCGCGACGCCTCCAGCTTCGAGCCCCAGAGCTCTTACACGGTCTCCCAGGTCCAGGCGATGGCACGGCAGATGGTCCCCGGGGACCAGTTCCAGTGCTTCAGCAACATCGTGAACCACGAGTCCACGTGGAACTACAAGGCGACCAACGCCTCTTCGGGTGCCTACGGCCTCGTCCAGGCGCTGCCCGGTTCCAAGATGGCCTCGGCGGGCGCCGACTGGCAGACCAACCCGGCCACGCAGATCAAGTGGGGCCTGAACTACATGAACGACCGCTACGGAAGCCCGTGCGGAGCCTGGAGCTTCTGGCAGGCGAACAACTGGTACTAG
- a CDS encoding pilus assembly protein TadG-related protein, protein MTRGRPRDDRGQTLPIYIWLTGILLFVALAFFAFAQAASARNGAQSAADAAALAAAQESRDELADGLGLSIGEGDDWLDWLTGDALTDVGAQAAADALAADNDAQVNDFGLTEVNGFPGYRVSVETNYTVGDSVIPGTESQHAKADATAVIKPRCDVDPSSDPEKVVEFDCDGGESFEIDPEDFESGDLPDASVLFSVHLAD, encoded by the coding sequence CTGACGCGCGGCCGTCCTCGTGATGACAGAGGGCAGACGCTCCCCATCTACATCTGGCTGACGGGAATCCTGCTCTTTGTTGCCCTGGCGTTCTTTGCCTTCGCCCAAGCGGCGTCGGCGCGCAATGGAGCCCAGTCCGCCGCCGACGCTGCGGCGTTGGCTGCCGCGCAGGAGTCCCGGGATGAGCTGGCGGACGGACTCGGCCTGTCCATCGGTGAGGGCGATGACTGGCTCGACTGGCTCACCGGTGACGCGCTCACCGACGTCGGGGCGCAGGCGGCGGCCGACGCGCTCGCGGCTGACAACGACGCGCAGGTCAACGATTTCGGACTGACCGAAGTGAACGGGTTTCCTGGGTACAGGGTTTCGGTCGAGACCAACTACACAGTGGGTGACTCCGTCATTCCTGGTACGGAGTCGCAGCACGCCAAGGCCGACGCCACTGCCGTCATCAAACCGCGCTGCGACGTAGATCCCTCGAGCGATCCTGAGAAGGTCGTGGAATTCGATTGCGACGGTGGCGAATCCTTCGAGATCGACCCTGAGGACTTCGAATCGGGTGATCTCCCGGACGCATCCGTTCTCTTCTCTGTCCACCTGGCCGACTGA
- a CDS encoding DUF192 domain-containing protein: protein MATMKVSAPPQNLPVPLEIADSPRARRRGLLGRAGVSGALLLTPARGVHTLGMRFALDVAYLDREWRVLSIRTMRPGRVGLPRWRARHVIEAEAGAMARWGVRRGARIVVEGAGRSAE, encoded by the coding sequence ATGGCGACGATGAAGGTATCCGCGCCCCCGCAGAACCTTCCGGTCCCGCTGGAGATCGCGGACTCGCCGCGGGCGCGGCGGCGGGGTCTGCTCGGGCGCGCGGGCGTGTCGGGGGCGCTCCTGCTGACACCGGCGCGCGGCGTGCACACCCTGGGGATGCGGTTCGCTCTCGACGTGGCGTACCTCGACCGCGAGTGGCGTGTGCTGTCCATCCGGACGATGCGGCCGGGCCGCGTCGGTCTGCCGCGATGGCGGGCCAGGCATGTGATCGAGGCGGAGGCCGGGGCGATGGCCCGGTGGGGCGTGCGCCGGGGCGCGCGGATCGTCGTGGAGGGTGCCGGGCGGAGTGCGGAGTGA
- a CDS encoding OmpA family protein, whose amino-acid sequence MTRHLRHLAGAATLTTLILFAPPAHADDDPSAPPGSTTTSPPPEVDATSPGLKLADGATLAPAKVLDIKSVVEDLSGEERREDTNTDVKFALQAEVLFPKDSSKLNPEATARIQAIAKEAEAQKATDVRVFGFTDSLGSYSHGKKLSRERAEAVHDKLASYLGPEVTYSVRGYSEDYPIADNGSEEGRKKNRRVEVSFPRGATNDAPGTETSG is encoded by the coding sequence ATGACCCGCCACCTCCGCCACCTCGCGGGCGCCGCCACCCTCACCACCCTGATCCTCTTCGCCCCGCCGGCCCACGCCGACGACGACCCCTCCGCCCCACCGGGCAGCACCACCACCTCCCCGCCCCCGGAGGTCGACGCCACCAGCCCGGGGCTGAAGCTCGCCGACGGTGCGACGCTCGCGCCGGCGAAGGTGCTGGACATCAAGTCCGTCGTCGAGGACCTCAGCGGCGAGGAGCGCCGCGAGGACACCAACACCGACGTGAAGTTCGCGCTCCAGGCGGAGGTCCTGTTCCCCAAGGACAGCTCGAAGCTGAACCCCGAGGCGACCGCCAGGATCCAGGCGATCGCGAAGGAGGCCGAGGCCCAGAAGGCCACGGACGTCCGCGTGTTCGGCTTCACGGACAGCCTCGGCTCCTACAGCCACGGCAAGAAGCTCTCCCGCGAACGCGCGGAAGCCGTCCACGACAAGCTGGCGAGCTACCTCGGCCCGGAGGTCACGTACTCCGTGCGCGGCTACAGCGAGGACTACCCGATCGCGGACAACGGCTCGGAGGAGGGCCGCAAGAAGAACCGCCGCGTCGAGGTGTCCTTCCCCCGAGGAGCGACGAACGACGCCCCCGGCACGGAAACCAGCGGCTGA
- a CDS encoding DUF5936 domain-containing protein: MLSLLLAAVMGLAVAGVCQGIRMYRADAKLPTDLAVALEVGASRVSVAGSAVDRLGMRFAPMVLRLMGPKRVDAKRRRIDMAGNPGGLTIDRYAARRAVYGVFGLVLGLVFLTNGSPLFGLLTLAFGAVAADALIWQAIRERREVIDRTLPDFLDVLAVVVSAGLGFRQALDRVAERYEGPWADELRITLRQMDMGVSRRQAFDDLRRRNASEQVAQFVSALQQGEELGSPIAETLIQIATDMRRTDAQNSRRRAAKTIPKATMVTLVFMLPATMILIAAGMFLGSGSDFGSILGR, encoded by the coding sequence GTGCTGAGCCTGCTCCTCGCGGCCGTGATGGGCCTGGCCGTGGCCGGCGTCTGCCAGGGCATCCGCATGTACCGCGCGGACGCGAAGCTGCCCACCGACCTGGCCGTGGCCCTGGAGGTCGGTGCGTCCCGCGTCTCGGTCGCGGGCTCGGCGGTGGACCGCCTCGGCATGCGCTTCGCGCCCATGGTCCTGCGCCTGATGGGCCCGAAACGGGTCGACGCCAAGCGCCGCAGGATAGACATGGCGGGCAACCCCGGCGGCCTGACGATCGACCGCTACGCGGCGAGGCGCGCGGTGTACGGCGTCTTCGGCCTCGTCCTCGGCCTGGTCTTCCTCACCAACGGCTCCCCGCTTTTCGGTCTGTTGACTCTGGCGTTCGGCGCGGTGGCGGCGGACGCGCTGATCTGGCAGGCGATCCGCGAACGCCGCGAGGTCATCGACCGCACGCTCCCCGACTTCCTGGACGTCCTCGCGGTCGTCGTCTCGGCGGGCCTCGGCTTCCGCCAGGCGCTGGACCGCGTCGCGGAGCGGTACGAGGGTCCGTGGGCGGACGAACTCCGCATCACGCTCCGCCAGATGGACATGGGCGTCAGCCGCCGCCAGGCTTTCGACGACCTGCGCCGCCGCAACGCGTCCGAGCAGGTCGCCCAGTTCGTCTCGGCGCTCCAGCAGGGGGAGGAGCTGGGCTCACCGATCGCGGAGACACTGATCCAGATCGCCACGGACATGCGCCGCACGGACGCGCAGAACTCCCGCCGCCGGGCGGCGAAGACGATCCCCAAGGCGACGATGGTGACGCTCGTCTTCATGCTTCCGGCCACGATGATCCTCATCGCAGCCGGAATGTTCCTCGGCTCGGGCTCCGACTTCGGCTCCATTCTGGGACGTTGA
- a CDS encoding AI-2E family transporter, with amino-acid sequence MSRVPGWLGRLGAGLSGMGERLNEKRRDRDADSDTDEPRNASVEADENDHVPAPPAYAPAIAARPDPVDAVPWGMRVAAEAGWRLLILAGTLWVLMKVISAVQLVVLAFVAALLITALLQPTVARLRNLGLPRGLATAVTAILGFVIMGLVGWFVVWQVMENADELSRQVQDGIEDLRKWLLNSPFHVTEDQINEIAKSLRDAVGANTEELTSAGLEGVTVIVETLTGILLAMFSTLFLLYDGKRIWQWFLKLVPAQARPGIAGAGPRAWRTLTAYVRGTVIVALIDAIFIGLGIYFLGVPMAVPLAVIIFLAAFVPLVGAVVSGALAVVVALVTQGVFTAVMALVVVLAVQQIEGHILQPFILGRAVRVHPLAVILSVAAGGMIAGVGGAVVAVPLVAVTNTVVGYLRAYSREAALKQAPQPRGATAMDASPVGASRVDDDGDGRDDEAPTDAPPQSSGTD; translated from the coding sequence ATGTCGCGAGTGCCAGGGTGGCTCGGCCGGCTCGGCGCCGGACTGAGCGGGATGGGCGAGCGGTTGAACGAGAAGCGCCGCGACAGGGACGCCGACTCGGACACCGACGAGCCGAGGAACGCCTCCGTGGAGGCGGACGAGAACGACCACGTGCCGGCCCCGCCGGCGTACGCGCCGGCCATAGCGGCCAGGCCCGACCCCGTGGACGCCGTGCCCTGGGGCATGCGCGTCGCCGCCGAGGCCGGCTGGCGGCTCCTCATCCTCGCGGGCACCCTCTGGGTCCTGATGAAGGTCATCAGCGCGGTCCAGCTGGTCGTGCTCGCGTTCGTGGCCGCCCTGCTGATCACCGCGCTGCTCCAGCCGACGGTGGCCCGCCTCAGGAACCTCGGTCTGCCGCGCGGTCTCGCGACGGCGGTCACCGCGATCCTCGGCTTCGTCATCATGGGCCTGGTCGGCTGGTTCGTGGTGTGGCAGGTCATGGAGAACGCCGACGAACTGTCCCGGCAGGTCCAGGACGGCATCGAGGATCTGCGCAAGTGGCTCCTCAACAGTCCGTTCCACGTGACCGAGGACCAGATCAACGAGATCGCCAAGAGCCTGCGGGACGCGGTCGGCGCCAACACGGAGGAGCTCACCTCCGCGGGCCTCGAAGGCGTCACGGTCATCGTCGAGACGCTGACCGGCATCCTGCTCGCGATGTTCTCGACGCTCTTCCTGCTCTACGACGGCAAGCGCATCTGGCAGTGGTTCCTGAAGCTGGTGCCCGCCCAGGCGCGGCCCGGCATCGCGGGCGCGGGGCCGCGTGCCTGGCGCACCCTCACCGCGTACGTGCGCGGCACGGTGATAGTGGCTCTGATCGACGCCATCTTCATCGGCCTCGGCATCTACTTCCTCGGTGTGCCGATGGCGGTGCCGCTCGCCGTCATCATCTTCCTCGCCGCGTTCGTGCCGCTGGTCGGTGCGGTGGTCTCCGGCGCCCTCGCCGTCGTCGTCGCGCTGGTCACGCAGGGCGTGTTCACCGCGGTGATGGCGCTCGTGGTGGTCCTCGCCGTGCAGCAGATCGAGGGACACATCCTGCAGCCGTTCATCCTCGGCCGCGCGGTGCGGGTGCACCCGCTCGCGGTGATCCTCTCCGTCGCGGCGGGCGGCATGATCGCCGGGGTCGGCGGCGCGGTCGTGGCGGTGCCGCTGGTGGCCGTCACGAACACGGTCGTCGGCTACCTGCGGGCGTACTCCCGCGAGGCCGCGCTCAAGCAGGCGCCGCAGCCGCGGGGCGCGACGGCGATGGACGCGTCCCCGGTGGGCGCGTCGAGGGTGGACGACGACGGGGACGGCCGGGACGACGAGGCGCCGACGGACGCGCCGCCGCAGTCGTCGGGTACGGACTGA
- a CDS encoding isoprenyl transferase: MNLRDLVYGLYARRVEGRLDHDQVPKHIGVILDGNRRWAKAAGGTTAQGHQAGAHKIEEFLGWCAETDVEVVTLWMLSTDNFDRPDDELKPLLGIIEATVRSLVADGRWRVHHVGALDLLPAHTQMVMKEAEEATRTNTGILVNVAVGYGGRQEIADAVRSLLLEQADKGRSLAEVAESVDIDQISKHLYTSGQPDPDLVIRTSGEQRLSGFMLWQSAHSEYYFCEVFWPAFRKVDFLRALRDYAARHRRYGG; this comes from the coding sequence GTGAACCTGCGCGACCTGGTGTACGGACTTTACGCACGCCGGGTGGAAGGCCGCCTCGACCACGACCAGGTGCCGAAGCACATCGGGGTCATCCTCGACGGCAACCGTCGCTGGGCGAAGGCTGCGGGCGGGACCACCGCACAGGGCCACCAGGCGGGCGCGCACAAGATCGAGGAATTCCTCGGCTGGTGCGCCGAGACGGACGTCGAGGTCGTCACCCTGTGGATGCTCTCGACCGACAACTTCGACCGTCCCGACGACGAGCTGAAGCCGCTCCTCGGCATCATCGAGGCCACCGTCCGCTCGCTCGTCGCCGACGGCCGCTGGCGCGTGCACCACGTCGGCGCGCTCGACCTGCTGCCCGCCCACACCCAGATGGTCATGAAGGAAGCCGAGGAGGCGACCCGCACCAACACCGGGATACTGGTCAACGTCGCCGTGGGCTACGGCGGCCGCCAGGAGATCGCCGACGCGGTCCGCTCGCTGCTCCTTGAGCAGGCGGACAAGGGCCGCAGCCTGGCGGAGGTCGCGGAGAGCGTCGACATCGACCAGATCTCCAAACACCTCTACACCAGCGGCCAGCCGGACCCCGATCTGGTGATCCGAACGAGTGGTGAGCAGCGGCTCTCCGGATTCATGCTCTGGCAGTCCGCTCACTCCGAGTACTACTTCTGCGAAGTCTTCTGGCCGGCCTTCCGCAAGGTCGATTTCCTGCGTGCGCTGCGTGATTACGCGGCCCGCCACCGCCGTTACGGGGGATGA